The following are encoded together in the Pedobacter steynii genome:
- the odhB gene encoding 2-oxoglutarate dehydrogenase complex dihydrolipoyllysine-residue succinyltransferase has translation MSIEIKVPPVGESITEVVLSRWVKNDGDAVEMDEVIAELESDKATFELTAEQAGTLKTVASEGDTLAIGAVVCKIEDGGAAPKSKEEPAAPAAEKAVVAEDKKTAPVAEKSGDSYATGTPSPSAGKILAEKGVDTGSVKGTGVNGRITKEDALNAEKAQPKAAAPVASASVAAPVSGSRNERRQKMSPLRKTVAKRLVAVKNETAMLTTFNEVNMKPIMDLRGKYKDQFKEKYGVGLGFMSFFTKAVCEAMKDFPAVNARIDGEELVYNDFVDISIAVSAPKGLVVPIIRNAESLSLAQIEKSVIELATKARDSKLTIDEMTGGTFTITNGGVFGSMMSTPIINAPQSAILGMHNIIERPIAEKGEVVIRPMMYLALSYDHRIIDGRESVGFLVRVKQLLEDPARLLLGV, from the coding sequence ATGAGTATAGAAATAAAAGTTCCGCCAGTAGGCGAGTCGATCACCGAAGTTGTTTTATCACGATGGGTAAAAAATGACGGGGATGCAGTAGAAATGGATGAGGTAATTGCTGAACTGGAATCAGATAAAGCAACTTTTGAATTAACTGCAGAACAGGCCGGAACTTTAAAGACAGTGGCTAGTGAAGGAGATACATTAGCTATAGGTGCAGTAGTTTGTAAAATTGAAGACGGCGGCGCTGCTCCTAAATCTAAAGAAGAACCTGCGGCACCTGCAGCTGAAAAGGCTGTTGTTGCAGAAGATAAAAAAACAGCTCCTGTGGCTGAAAAATCTGGAGATAGCTATGCAACAGGCACTCCATCTCCATCAGCAGGAAAAATTCTTGCGGAGAAAGGTGTAGATACCGGATCTGTAAAAGGAACAGGTGTTAATGGAAGGATAACTAAAGAAGATGCATTAAATGCCGAAAAAGCACAGCCTAAGGCTGCTGCTCCTGTAGCTTCGGCTTCGGTTGCTGCTCCCGTTTCTGGTTCAAGAAATGAGCGTAGACAAAAAATGTCTCCATTGCGTAAAACAGTTGCAAAACGTTTGGTTGCGGTGAAAAACGAAACGGCAATGTTGACTACCTTTAATGAGGTTAACATGAAGCCAATCATGGATCTTCGCGGGAAATATAAAGATCAGTTTAAAGAAAAATACGGTGTTGGTTTAGGATTCATGAGTTTCTTTACTAAAGCTGTTTGTGAAGCAATGAAAGACTTTCCTGCAGTTAATGCAAGGATTGATGGGGAAGAATTGGTTTATAATGATTTCGTAGACATTTCAATCGCTGTTTCTGCACCTAAAGGATTGGTTGTTCCGATCATCCGAAATGCAGAAAGCCTAAGCCTTGCACAGATTGAGAAATCGGTAATAGAGCTGGCAACTAAAGCACGCGATAGCAAATTGACAATTGATGAAATGACAGGTGGAACATTTACAATCACCAATGGCGGTGTATTTGGTTCAATGATGTCTACACCAATCATCAATGCACCACAATCTGCCATTTTAGGAATGCACAATATCATTGAGCGTCCGATTGCGGAAAAAGGTGAAGTTGTGATTCGTCCGATGATGTATTTGGCCTTATCTTACGATCACCGTATCATTGATGGAAGAGAATCTGTTGGTTTCTTAGTAAGGGTAAAACAGTTATTGGAAGATCCTGCAAGATTACTGCTGGGTGTATAG
- a CDS encoding head GIN domain-containing protein yields MKKLSLILTFAFFSLVVISKAEKPIRISSSSLLDEERKVSNFTGIGISGSIKAYVKIGNTESLRLEGDQEAISELITEVKNGVLSIKPKKSRSNWFGKSSNSKITAYITVKKLTSLAMSGSGSIEVENTVNANEFNAAISGSGNIKATVNAQSLEAAISGSGNLTFSGKAKKADVAISGSGSFSGKSLSSDDVNAHISGSGNIYINAEKTINAAIGGSGNVNYTGNPTVTKAIGGSGKVRKAG; encoded by the coding sequence ATGAAAAAATTAAGCTTAATATTAACATTTGCATTTTTCAGCCTTGTTGTCATCAGCAAAGCTGAAAAACCAATCAGAATCAGCTCTTCCAGTCTGCTTGACGAAGAAAGAAAAGTAAGTAATTTCACAGGGATCGGAATCTCCGGTTCCATTAAAGCTTATGTCAAGATCGGGAATACCGAGAGCCTACGACTGGAGGGAGATCAGGAAGCTATATCTGAACTAATTACTGAAGTAAAGAATGGTGTACTTTCCATTAAACCGAAAAAATCGCGGAGCAACTGGTTCGGTAAATCCAGCAATTCCAAAATTACGGCTTACATTACCGTTAAGAAATTAACCTCTTTAGCAATGTCTGGTTCCGGCAGTATCGAAGTAGAGAATACGGTGAACGCAAATGAATTCAACGCTGCAATAAGCGGTTCAGGAAACATCAAAGCAACTGTGAACGCACAGAGCCTGGAAGCTGCCATCAGTGGATCAGGAAACCTGACCTTCTCAGGTAAAGCAAAAAAAGCAGATGTAGCCATTAGCGGTTCAGGAAGTTTTTCCGGAAAAAGCCTCTCCTCAGATGACGTGAATGCACATATCAGCGGTTCGGGAAATATCTACATCAATGCGGAGAAAACCATTAATGCTGCTATCGGAGGATCAGGGAATGTAAATTATACCGGAAATCCAACAGTGACAAAAGCGATAGGTGGCTCGGGAAAAGTAAGAAAAGCGGGATAA
- a CDS encoding M1 family metallopeptidase: MKKILYLTLALLSFNQFSSAQLMSEKNITSRADSLRGTLSPLRSCYDINYYHLDVKIDIDQKSITGSNEFRFTATRDLSKLQFDLFENLRVEKVVYKNKNVPFKREHNAVFVDFQQNINKGSKESFTVFYSGNPIIAKTPPWDGGFIFSKDKSGNPWVSVACQGLGASSWWPNKDHQSDEVDSILISVSVPKGLQEISNGRFRGAEEQQDGYTKYNWFVGNPINNYNVSFYIGKYAHWTDQYEGENGKLSIDYWSLKEDSTKARPHWDADVKPMLKSFEYWFGPYPFYKDGYKLVQAPHLGMEHQSAVAYGNLFKKGYLGRDLSGTGLGMKFDFITIHESGHEWFGNNITTKDIADMWVHEGFTNYSEALFTESNQGKEAGSAYVIGVRRSIANDIPVIGQYGVNREGSGDMYPKGANLVHLIRQLINNDEKFRGILRGMNKTFYHQTVTTQQIENYITKQSGLKLNKIFDQYLRTTMVPVLEYKTEAGKLSYRWTSCVKGFDMPLKVTLNDKGYSTIYPTTQWKTIGLDGQINKDNFKADPNFYVKTKKV, encoded by the coding sequence GAGGAACGCTCAGCCCTTTGCGTAGCTGCTACGATATCAATTACTATCACTTAGACGTAAAAATAGATATAGACCAGAAATCCATTACCGGGAGCAATGAATTCAGGTTTACAGCTACCCGTGATCTCAGTAAATTACAATTTGACCTGTTTGAGAATCTAAGAGTAGAAAAAGTTGTTTATAAAAATAAAAATGTACCCTTTAAAAGGGAGCACAATGCGGTTTTTGTTGACTTCCAACAAAATATTAACAAAGGCAGTAAAGAAAGCTTTACCGTGTTTTACTCCGGAAATCCGATCATTGCTAAAACCCCGCCATGGGACGGAGGGTTTATTTTCAGCAAAGATAAATCCGGCAACCCCTGGGTATCTGTAGCCTGTCAGGGTCTGGGGGCCAGTAGCTGGTGGCCAAACAAAGACCATCAAAGCGATGAGGTAGATAGCATCCTGATTAGCGTTAGTGTCCCTAAGGGGCTTCAGGAGATTTCCAATGGCCGCTTTAGAGGTGCAGAAGAACAACAGGACGGGTATACAAAGTACAATTGGTTTGTAGGAAACCCGATCAACAATTATAACGTAAGTTTCTATATTGGTAAGTATGCACACTGGACAGACCAGTATGAGGGAGAAAACGGAAAACTTTCTATAGATTACTGGTCATTAAAAGAGGACAGCACCAAAGCACGCCCACACTGGGATGCCGATGTTAAGCCTATGCTCAAATCATTTGAGTACTGGTTCGGCCCCTATCCTTTTTATAAAGATGGCTATAAGCTCGTTCAGGCCCCTCACCTCGGCATGGAACACCAAAGTGCCGTAGCGTACGGAAACCTCTTTAAAAAGGGCTATCTCGGCAGGGATCTTTCCGGAACCGGGTTGGGAATGAAATTTGATTTCATTACCATTCACGAAAGCGGGCACGAATGGTTCGGCAATAATATCACCACAAAAGATATTGCTGACATGTGGGTTCATGAAGGGTTCACCAATTACTCTGAGGCCTTATTTACGGAATCTAACCAGGGCAAAGAAGCCGGTTCAGCGTATGTAATCGGCGTCAGGAGAAGTATTGCAAATGACATTCCGGTAATTGGCCAATATGGAGTTAATCGTGAAGGTTCCGGAGACATGTATCCCAAAGGAGCAAATCTGGTTCACCTGATCAGACAGCTCATCAATAACGACGAAAAATTTAGGGGAATTCTGAGAGGTATGAACAAAACCTTCTATCACCAGACAGTCACTACTCAGCAAATTGAGAACTATATAACGAAACAAAGCGGCTTAAAGTTAAACAAGATTTTTGATCAATACTTAAGAACAACTATGGTTCCGGTTCTGGAGTACAAAACTGAGGCTGGTAAACTTTCCTATAGATGGACTTCCTGCGTAAAGGGTTTCGATATGCCTTTAAAAGTAACGCTTAATGACAAAGGTTATTCCACCATATACCCTACCACACAGTGGAAAACTATAGGATTAGATGGCCAAATCAATAAAGATAATTTCAAGGCAGATCCTAATTTTTATGTTAAAACAAAAAAAGTTTAA
- a CDS encoding 2-oxoglutarate dehydrogenase E1 component yields the protein MDNLSYLNGANAEYIESLYQAFKEDPNSVEFGWQKFFEGFDFGRGSSPESVGEETPEHFLKEVSVLNMINGYRQRGHLFTHTNPVRERRQHLPTLDLENFNLSSADLDTVFNSGVELGIGAAKLSDIVAFLKQTYCRSIGAEYKYVRTPEVLSWIEHKMESVRNTPNFSIEEKRRILKKLNEAVSFENFLGTKFLGQKRFSLEGAEALIPALDSVIEKGAELGIEEFVIGMAHRGRLNVLANIMQKTYKDIFAEFEGKGYSAASPFGGDVKYHLGYSTDVTTNNGNSVHLSLCPNPSHLETVNGVVEGMTRSKIDFKYGGDDARIAPILIHGDASVAGQGIVYEVIQMAGLDGYKTGGTIHLIINNQIGFTTNFKDARSSTYCTDIAKVTLSPVFHVNGDDVEALVYAINLAMEYRQKYKNDVFIDILCYRRFGHNEADEPKFTQPLLYKAIEQHANPRDIYVQQLISEGKLEASMAKEMEKEFRGILQERLNEAKEITSTYQDVKFGGAWADMRLATVQDFETSPNTAVKKTTLLEVAKRISTLPSDKKFFKKIEKLFDERSKMANTTHVFDWAMGEQLAYGTLLTEGKRVRLSGQDVERGTFSHRHAVLTLEDSEEEYIPLANISEQQAPFDIYNSHLSEYGVLGFEYGYAMANPNALTIWEAQFGDFFNGAQIVVDQYIASAETKWQRENGLVMLLPHGYEGQGPEHSSARIERFMELCADYNMQVTNCTTPANFFHAIRRQFKRDFRKPLVVFTPKSLLRHPLCVSKLEEFTDGKFQEVIEDTNVKAAAVNRVLFCSGKIYYELLEKQQKDQIKDVAIVRVEQLYPTPLAQMEAVYKKYKNAKEAVWVQEEPENMGAWPYLLRRLRKTIFNDIEVISRKESSSTASGFAKQHADQQAYILAKSFEMPVTETEKEIAKKSVSKVYNVD from the coding sequence ATGGATAATTTATCTTATCTCAACGGCGCAAATGCCGAATACATAGAGTCCCTTTATCAAGCTTTTAAAGAAGATCCCAATTCGGTTGAATTTGGTTGGCAGAAATTTTTTGAAGGCTTCGACTTCGGTAGAGGCTCATCTCCGGAATCAGTAGGAGAAGAAACCCCTGAACATTTTCTAAAAGAGGTTAGTGTTTTAAACATGATCAATGGTTACCGTCAGCGTGGCCACTTGTTTACCCACACCAACCCGGTAAGAGAAAGACGTCAGCACCTGCCAACACTGGACCTGGAAAATTTTAACCTGTCTTCCGCTGATCTTGACACTGTTTTTAATTCAGGAGTTGAGTTGGGTATCGGAGCGGCGAAGCTAAGTGATATTGTAGCCTTCCTGAAGCAGACCTACTGTCGCTCAATTGGCGCTGAATATAAATATGTCCGTACTCCGGAAGTATTGTCGTGGATAGAGCACAAAATGGAAAGCGTGCGTAACACCCCGAACTTTTCTATTGAGGAGAAACGCCGAATCTTAAAAAAACTGAACGAAGCTGTAAGTTTCGAGAATTTCCTTGGAACAAAGTTTCTTGGTCAGAAGAGATTTTCTCTGGAAGGTGCAGAAGCTTTAATTCCTGCGCTGGACTCTGTTATTGAAAAAGGTGCAGAACTTGGAATTGAGGAATTTGTAATCGGAATGGCGCATCGTGGAAGGCTAAATGTTTTGGCTAACATTATGCAAAAAACCTATAAGGATATCTTTGCTGAGTTTGAAGGTAAAGGATATAGTGCTGCATCGCCTTTTGGTGGTGACGTAAAATACCATTTGGGTTACTCAACTGATGTGACCACTAACAACGGAAATAGTGTTCACCTGAGTCTATGTCCGAACCCTTCACATCTGGAAACAGTAAATGGAGTGGTTGAAGGAATGACCAGGTCTAAAATAGATTTTAAATATGGAGGTGATGATGCACGCATCGCACCAATTCTGATTCATGGTGATGCATCTGTAGCAGGTCAGGGAATTGTATATGAAGTAATTCAGATGGCAGGCCTTGATGGTTATAAAACCGGAGGCACCATTCACCTGATTATCAATAACCAGATTGGTTTTACCACAAACTTCAAAGACGCGCGTTCCAGCACTTATTGTACAGATATTGCAAAAGTAACTTTGTCTCCTGTTTTCCATGTAAATGGAGATGATGTGGAGGCTTTGGTTTATGCAATTAACCTGGCAATGGAATATCGTCAGAAATATAAAAATGATGTGTTCATTGACATTTTATGCTATCGCAGGTTCGGGCATAATGAGGCTGATGAACCAAAATTCACACAGCCACTATTGTATAAAGCGATAGAGCAACATGCCAATCCGCGTGATATCTATGTGCAGCAACTCATTAGTGAAGGTAAGCTTGAGGCAAGCATGGCAAAAGAAATGGAAAAAGAATTCCGTGGTATTTTGCAGGAACGTTTGAATGAAGCAAAAGAAATTACTTCTACTTATCAGGATGTTAAATTTGGTGGTGCCTGGGCAGATATGCGTCTGGCAACGGTACAGGATTTCGAAACTTCTCCAAATACAGCTGTTAAGAAAACAACTTTACTCGAAGTAGCAAAAAGAATCAGTACTTTACCTTCAGATAAAAAGTTCTTTAAGAAAATTGAAAAGCTTTTTGATGAACGTAGTAAAATGGCGAATACAACTCATGTATTTGACTGGGCTATGGGTGAACAACTGGCTTACGGTACTTTGCTGACAGAAGGTAAACGTGTTCGTTTAAGTGGTCAGGATGTGGAAAGGGGTACTTTTTCTCACCGTCATGCGGTATTAACCCTGGAGGATTCTGAAGAAGAATACATCCCATTAGCAAACATTTCTGAGCAACAGGCTCCTTTCGATATTTATAATTCACATTTATCGGAGTATGGAGTGTTAGGGTTTGAATATGGTTACGCGATGGCTAATCCGAATGCATTAACCATCTGGGAAGCGCAATTTGGAGATTTCTTTAATGGGGCACAGATTGTTGTGGATCAGTATATTGCAAGTGCTGAGACAAAATGGCAACGTGAAAATGGTTTGGTGATGTTATTGCCTCATGGTTATGAAGGACAAGGACCAGAGCATTCATCTGCACGTATTGAGCGTTTTATGGAACTTTGTGCTGATTACAATATGCAGGTAACCAATTGTACAACTCCTGCGAATTTCTTCCATGCAATCCGCAGGCAATTTAAACGCGATTTCAGAAAGCCGTTAGTGGTATTTACCCCGAAAAGTCTTTTACGTCATCCGCTTTGCGTTTCTAAACTTGAAGAATTTACCGATGGTAAATTCCAGGAGGTAATTGAAGATACCAATGTAAAAGCAGCAGCAGTAAACAGAGTATTATTCTGTAGTGGTAAAATTTACTACGAATTGCTGGAGAAACAACAAAAAGATCAGATTAAAGATGTAGCGATTGTCAGGGTGGAGCAGTTGTATCCAACTCCGTTAGCACAAATGGAAGCTGTATATAAAAAATATAAAAATGCTAAAGAAGCCGTTTGGGTTCAGGAAGAGCCTGAAAACATGGGCGCATGGCCATATTTGCTACGCAGATTAAGAAAAACTATCTTTAATGATATTGAAGTTATATCAAGAAAAGAAAGCAGCAGTACTGCATCGGGTTTTGCAAAACAACATGCAGATCAGCAAGCGTATATTTTGGCTAAATCTTTTGAAATGCCGGTGACGGAAACAGAGAAAGAGATTGCTAAGAAGTCTGTGAGTAAAGTTTATAATGTAGATTAG
- a CDS encoding MerR family transcriptional regulator: MRKFSISDIEGLIGIKAHTIRAWEVRYNLVPPKRTPTNIRFYDEDDLKMLLNIVALNENGYKISRIAKMSQKQISDLVTQLKSDWSNDSVQMLSLSNATIAYDEIEFSEVLGKCIDEMGLVKTMDVVLFPFMKRVGMLWQTGTIDPSHEHFASNLIRDRIIVEIDKVDKPEKTEVKRFLLFLPEAEMHETGLLFARYLLKRCGHDTLYLGSEIPYADLKKVVDSYQPDFAFIVLTSLNLGKDINKIIGKVMDNLNVPLLVAGSLISEFDILVKDQLTPLKNVCDMTDFLEDL, translated from the coding sequence GTGAGGAAATTTTCAATAAGTGATATAGAGGGGCTGATTGGGATTAAAGCACATACGATCAGAGCCTGGGAAGTTAGGTACAATCTGGTGCCACCCAAGAGAACGCCCACGAACATTCGTTTCTACGATGAGGACGATTTAAAAATGCTACTTAATATTGTGGCCCTGAACGAGAATGGCTATAAAATCAGCCGGATCGCAAAGATGAGTCAGAAACAGATTTCAGATCTGGTTACCCAGTTAAAGTCCGATTGGAGTAATGATTCCGTACAAATGCTGAGCCTTTCTAATGCGACAATTGCCTATGACGAAATTGAATTTTCGGAGGTGTTGGGGAAATGTATAGATGAAATGGGTCTGGTCAAAACGATGGATGTGGTTCTTTTTCCTTTTATGAAGCGGGTAGGGATGCTTTGGCAAACCGGCACGATTGATCCTTCTCACGAGCATTTTGCTTCCAACCTGATCCGCGATCGCATCATTGTGGAAATCGATAAAGTGGACAAACCTGAAAAGACGGAAGTAAAAAGGTTTTTGCTGTTTCTTCCCGAAGCCGAAATGCATGAAACTGGCCTGCTTTTTGCCAGATACTTGTTGAAAAGGTGTGGACATGATACCCTGTATCTTGGATCGGAAATACCTTATGCAGATCTTAAAAAAGTAGTGGATTCCTATCAACCGGATTTCGCATTTATTGTTTTAACTTCTTTAAATCTGGGGAAAGACATTAATAAAATTATAGGTAAGGTCATGGACAATCTGAATGTTCCGTTGTTAGTTGCAGGTAGTTTAATCTCTGAATTCGATATCCTTGTGAAGGATCAGCTGACCCCGTTAAAGAATGTCTGTGATATGACCGATTTTTTGGAAGATTTATAA